Proteins co-encoded in one Streptomyces sp. NBC_01283 genomic window:
- a CDS encoding DUF2165 domain-containing protein produces the protein MPKPAAKTRPAERMLAAGALPVAATLLTGTVALYITLVAFGNITDFDSNQQFVRHVLAMDTTFKDDDLMWRAVGSTALQDAAYVGIIVWETLAALVLLTATGLWIGALRRSQGHDRARRAGTIGLLMLLVLFGAGFIGIGGEWFAMWQSEDWNGLDAATRVVTLAGIVLIVTHLPSAGASAEGSGKSGS, from the coding sequence ATGCCGAAACCAGCAGCCAAGACGCGTCCTGCCGAGCGGATGCTCGCGGCGGGGGCACTGCCCGTCGCCGCGACGCTGCTCACCGGGACGGTGGCGCTCTACATCACACTCGTCGCCTTCGGGAACATCACCGACTTCGACTCCAACCAGCAGTTCGTACGCCATGTCCTGGCCATGGACACCACCTTCAAGGACGACGACCTGATGTGGCGCGCGGTGGGATCCACCGCGCTCCAGGACGCCGCGTACGTCGGGATCATCGTCTGGGAGACCCTGGCGGCCCTGGTCCTCCTCACGGCGACGGGCCTGTGGATCGGTGCCCTGCGCCGCTCCCAGGGCCATGACCGGGCCCGTCGGGCGGGCACGATCGGCCTGCTGATGCTCCTCGTCCTGTTCGGGGCGGGGTTCATCGGGATCGGCGGCGAATGGTTCGCCATGTGGCAGTCGGAGGACTGGAACGGCCTGGACGCGGCCACGCGGGTCGTGACGCTCGCCGGCATCGTGCTGATCGTCACGCACCTGCCGTCCGCCGGTGCGTCGGCGGAGGGCTCCGGGAAGAGCGGGTCATGA
- a CDS encoding heavy metal translocating P-type ATPase: MSTTPPPGTTEVAEVELAIGGMTCASCAARIEKKLNRMDGVEATVNYATEKAKVSYRGQDIAVQDLIATVEATGYTAQEPAPARTDPAPADEDEEQRAADELRPLRERLITAVLLSVPVIAMAMVPALQFEYWQWLSLTLAAPVVTYAAWPFHKAAYTNARHGAATMDTLISVGTSAAFVWSLWALFFGTAGTPGMTHPFELTISRTDGAGNIYLEAAAGVTAFILAGRYFEARSKRKAGAALKALLQLGAKDVTVLRDGGREETIPVGDLKVGDRFLVRPGEKIATDGKVVEGASAVDASMLTGESVPVEVAKGDSVTGATLNVGGRLVVEATRVGADTQLARMAKLVEDAQNGKAAAQRLADRISAVFVPVVIALAVATLGFWLGNGSGLTAAFTAAVAVLIIACPCALGLATPTALMVGTGRGAQLGILIKGPEVLETTRKVDTIVLDKTGTVTTGRMTLLATRVAEGVDEGEVLRLAGALEHSSEHPIAQAVAAGAAERVGALPAPEDFANVAGLGVQGIVEGHAVLVGREALLAEWAIRLPVGLERAKADAEAAGRTAIAVAWDGEARAILEVADAVKETSPEAIRRLRALGLTPILLTGDNKAVAASVAAEVGIAPEDVVAEVMPQEKVDVVKRLQAEGRSVAMVGDGVNDAAALAQADLGLAMGTGTDAAIEAGDLTLVRGDLRAAADAIRLSRRTLGTIKSNLFWAFAYNVGALPLAAAGLLNPMIAGAAMAFSSVFVVGNSLRLRGFKPLS; encoded by the coding sequence ATGTCCACCACTCCCCCTCCAGGCACCACCGAGGTGGCCGAGGTCGAACTCGCCATCGGTGGCATGACCTGCGCCTCCTGCGCCGCCCGCATCGAGAAGAAGCTGAACCGCATGGACGGCGTGGAGGCGACCGTCAACTACGCCACCGAGAAGGCCAAGGTCAGCTACCGCGGCCAGGACATCGCCGTACAGGACCTGATCGCGACCGTCGAGGCCACCGGCTACACCGCGCAGGAGCCCGCCCCGGCCCGCACCGATCCGGCCCCCGCCGACGAGGATGAGGAGCAGCGGGCCGCCGACGAACTCCGGCCCCTGCGCGAGCGGCTGATCACCGCTGTCCTGCTCTCCGTGCCCGTCATCGCGATGGCGATGGTCCCGGCCCTGCAGTTCGAGTACTGGCAGTGGCTGTCCCTGACGCTGGCCGCGCCGGTCGTCACGTACGCCGCCTGGCCCTTCCACAAGGCCGCGTACACGAACGCGCGGCACGGCGCGGCGACGATGGACACGCTGATCTCGGTCGGCACGTCGGCCGCGTTCGTCTGGTCGCTGTGGGCACTCTTCTTCGGTACGGCCGGTACGCCCGGCATGACGCACCCCTTCGAACTGACCATCTCCCGCACGGACGGCGCCGGGAACATCTACCTGGAGGCCGCGGCGGGCGTCACCGCCTTCATCCTGGCCGGGCGGTACTTCGAGGCCCGCTCCAAGCGCAAGGCGGGCGCCGCCCTGAAGGCGCTGCTCCAGCTCGGTGCCAAGGACGTCACCGTCCTGCGGGACGGCGGTCGTGAAGAGACCATCCCCGTGGGGGACTTGAAGGTCGGTGACCGCTTCCTCGTACGGCCCGGCGAGAAGATCGCCACCGACGGCAAGGTCGTCGAGGGCGCCTCCGCCGTCGATGCCTCCATGCTCACCGGCGAGTCCGTGCCGGTCGAGGTCGCCAAGGGGGACTCCGTCACCGGTGCCACCCTGAACGTGGGCGGGCGCCTCGTCGTCGAGGCGACGCGCGTCGGCGCCGACACCCAGCTCGCCCGCATGGCCAAGCTCGTCGAGGACGCGCAGAACGGCAAGGCCGCCGCCCAGCGCCTCGCCGACCGGATCTCGGCCGTCTTCGTGCCGGTCGTCATCGCCCTCGCCGTCGCCACCCTCGGCTTCTGGCTCGGCAACGGGTCCGGTCTGACGGCGGCCTTCACCGCCGCCGTCGCCGTACTGATCATCGCCTGCCCCTGCGCCCTGGGGCTCGCGACGCCGACCGCCCTCATGGTCGGCACCGGACGCGGCGCCCAGCTCGGCATCCTGATCAAGGGCCCGGAGGTCCTGGAGACGACCCGCAAGGTCGACACGATCGTCCTGGACAAGACCGGCACCGTCACCACCGGCAGGATGACCCTGCTCGCCACGCGTGTGGCGGAGGGCGTCGACGAGGGTGAAGTCCTGCGTCTTGCGGGCGCCTTGGAGCACTCCTCCGAGCACCCCATCGCGCAGGCAGTGGCCGCGGGGGCGGCCGAGCGGGTCGGCGCGCTGCCCGCCCCCGAGGACTTCGCGAACGTGGCGGGGCTCGGCGTCCAGGGCATCGTCGAGGGGCACGCGGTCCTGGTCGGTCGTGAGGCGCTGCTCGCCGAGTGGGCGATACGGCTGCCCGTCGGACTGGAGCGGGCGAAGGCCGACGCCGAGGCGGCCGGGCGTACGGCCATCGCGGTCGCCTGGGACGGGGAGGCGCGGGCCATCCTGGAGGTCGCGGACGCGGTCAAGGAGACGAGCCCGGAAGCGATCCGCCGCCTCCGCGCCCTGGGCCTCACGCCCATCCTCCTGACCGGCGACAACAAGGCGGTCGCGGCGTCGGTGGCCGCCGAGGTGGGCATCGCCCCCGAGGACGTCGTCGCGGAGGTCATGCCGCAGGAGAAGGTCGACGTGGTCAAGCGCCTCCAGGCGGAGGGCCGCAGCGTGGCTATGGTCGGCGACGGCGTGAACGACGCGGCGGCGCTCGCCCAGGCCGACCTGGGCCTGGCGATGGGCACGGGCACGGACGCCGCGATCGAGGCGGGCGACCTGACCCTCGTACGAGGAGACCTGCGTGCGGCGGCCGACGCCATCCGCCTCTCGCGCCGCACCCTCGGCACGATCAAGTCGAACCTGTTCTGGGCCTTCGCCTACAACGTGGGCGCCCTGCCGCTGGCCGCGGCCGGCCTCCTGAACCCGATGATCGCGGGCGCCGCGATGGCGTTCTCCTCGGTCTTCGTGGTCGGCAACAGCCTGCGCCTGAGGGGGTTCAAGCCGCTGAGCTGA
- a CDS encoding copper homeostasis protein CutC: MSKRAVLEVIALDAEDAVAAQAGGADRLELVTDMAADGLTPSRETFAEIRAAVDISLRVMLRLADGFAAGDVDTLVRRARELRSAGADEFVLGFLDETGGPDLAAVEAVVGALDGCRWTFHRAIDRAPARDALRKQLADLPGLDTYLTAGAAEGVDEGLPTLLDEAARSGEPGYEQQILVGGGLRLDHLPRLKAAGVDAFHIGGASRPDGWSAPVSADAVRAWRVALDA, encoded by the coding sequence ATGAGCAAGCGTGCAGTCCTGGAGGTGATCGCCCTCGACGCCGAGGACGCCGTCGCCGCCCAGGCCGGAGGCGCGGACCGCCTCGAACTGGTCACCGACATGGCCGCGGACGGACTGACCCCGTCCCGCGAGACCTTTGCCGAGATCCGCGCCGCCGTGGACATCTCCCTGCGCGTGATGCTGCGCCTCGCGGACGGCTTCGCCGCCGGGGACGTCGACACTCTCGTACGCCGCGCGCGCGAGCTCAGGAGCGCGGGCGCCGACGAGTTCGTGCTCGGCTTCCTCGACGAGACGGGCGGCCCAGACCTGGCCGCGGTCGAGGCCGTGGTGGGAGCGCTCGACGGCTGCCGCTGGACGTTCCACCGGGCCATCGACAGGGCCCCCGCCCGCGACGCCCTGCGCAAGCAGCTCGCGGACCTGCCCGGCCTCGACACCTACCTCACCGCGGGTGCGGCGGAGGGTGTGGACGAGGGCCTGCCCACGCTGCTCGACGAAGCGGCGCGGTCCGGCGAACCGGGCTACGAGCAGCAGATCCTGGTCGGCGGCGGCCTCCGCCTCGACCACCTGCCGCGGCTCAAGGCGGCGGGCGTCGACGCGTTCCACATCGGCGGGGCGTCGCGGCCCGACGGCTGGTCGGCGCCGGTGTCCGCGGACGCGGTGCGCGCGTGGCGCGTGGCGCTGGACGCCTGA
- a CDS encoding AAA family ATPase produces the protein MHAHPDPLSRERNHLAASRSALRAMREDAEALDIRDVTANWVNAAVLQSQIDERIKSLADLSHTPLFFGRLDYLHAPGADQAEGAEGEQFYIGRRHVHDADGDPMVIDWRAPVSQPFYRASKKAPMDIALRRRFGYTGGDLTAYEDEHLSDADEVERTSKLLQQEIERPRVGPMRDIVATIQPEQDEIVRSGLGGSVCVQGGPGTGKTAVGLHRVAYLLYAHRERLARTGTLVIGPNKSFLHYIEQVLPALGELEVKQATVDDLVAHVEVRGADEAAAAVVKGDARMADVLRKALRSHVTMPEEPVVVVRGSRRWRIPAYEVEEIVGELLARDIRYGAARDALPQRLAHAVLVRMEQAGEAPDDRVQDAVARNPAVKAAVKAAWPPVDPAKLVLRLLSDAEFLAVHAEGILDHEEQKLILWAKPARSVKAVKWSAADAVLIDEATDLVARTPSLGHVVLDEAQDLSPMQYRAVGRRCTTGSATVLGDLAQGTTPWATRSWEQALEHLGKGEAVVEELTAGFRVPREVIAFASRLLPSIAPGLAEVKSVRESAGSLVVHRVQDASTASLDTASLEACVESLRHEGSIGLIAADARIPALAGALDAAGLTYLSPGEETTPDTRLTLVPASLAKGLEYDYVVLHEPAAVVDGEPDERTGLRRLYVALTRAVSGLTVVHAADLPEQIAP, from the coding sequence GTGCACGCCCACCCCGACCCCCTCTCCCGAGAGCGGAACCACCTCGCCGCATCCCGCTCGGCCCTCCGAGCCATGCGCGAGGACGCCGAGGCGCTCGACATCCGCGACGTCACCGCGAACTGGGTCAACGCCGCCGTCCTGCAGAGCCAGATCGACGAGCGGATCAAGTCCCTCGCCGACCTCTCCCACACCCCGCTCTTCTTCGGACGGCTCGACTACCTCCACGCCCCCGGCGCCGACCAGGCCGAAGGCGCCGAGGGCGAGCAGTTCTACATCGGGCGCCGGCACGTCCACGACGCCGACGGCGACCCCATGGTCATCGACTGGCGAGCCCCCGTCTCGCAGCCCTTCTACCGCGCCTCCAAGAAGGCGCCGATGGACATCGCCCTGCGGCGCCGGTTCGGATACACGGGCGGCGACCTCACCGCGTACGAGGACGAGCACCTCAGTGACGCCGACGAGGTCGAGCGGACCAGCAAGCTGCTCCAGCAGGAGATCGAGCGGCCCCGCGTCGGCCCCATGCGCGACATCGTTGCCACGATCCAGCCCGAGCAGGACGAGATCGTACGGAGCGGCCTCGGGGGGTCCGTGTGCGTGCAGGGCGGGCCCGGGACCGGCAAGACCGCCGTCGGCCTGCACCGTGTCGCCTACCTCCTGTACGCCCACCGCGAGCGCCTCGCCCGGACCGGCACCCTGGTCATCGGGCCCAACAAGTCCTTCCTCCACTACATCGAGCAAGTGCTGCCCGCTCTGGGCGAGTTGGAGGTCAAGCAGGCCACCGTCGACGACCTCGTCGCCCATGTGGAGGTGCGCGGAGCCGACGAGGCCGCCGCCGCCGTCGTGAAGGGCGACGCCCGCATGGCCGACGTCCTGAGGAAGGCCCTGCGGTCGCATGTGACCATGCCCGAGGAGCCCGTGGTCGTGGTGCGCGGGTCCCGGCGCTGGCGCATCCCCGCGTATGAAGTGGAGGAGATCGTCGGCGAGTTGCTCGCTCGCGACATCCGGTACGGGGCCGCCCGCGACGCCCTGCCGCAGCGCCTCGCGCACGCCGTGCTCGTACGGATGGAACAGGCGGGCGAGGCCCCGGACGACCGCGTCCAGGATGCCGTCGCCCGTAACCCCGCGGTGAAGGCCGCCGTCAAGGCAGCGTGGCCGCCCGTCGATCCCGCCAAGCTCGTCCTGCGGCTGCTCTCCGACGCCGAGTTCCTTGCCGTGCACGCCGAGGGGATCCTCGATCACGAGGAGCAGAAGCTGATCCTGTGGGCGAAGCCCGCGCGGAGCGTCAAGGCCGTCAAGTGGTCGGCCGCCGACGCCGTGTTGATCGACGAGGCCACTGATCTCGTCGCCCGGACCCCTTCACTCGGGCACGTCGTCCTCGACGAGGCCCAGGATCTCTCCCCGATGCAGTACCGCGCCGTCGGGCGGCGCTGCACCACCGGTTCCGCCACCGTCCTCGGCGACCTCGCCCAGGGCACCACCCCCTGGGCCACCCGGAGTTGGGAGCAGGCCCTGGAGCATCTGGGGAAGGGGGAAGCGGTCGTGGAGGAACTCACCGCCGGTTTCCGTGTGCCCCGGGAAGTCATCGCGTTCGCCTCCCGGCTGCTTCCCTCCATCGCGCCCGGTCTCGCCGAGGTGAAGTCCGTCCGTGAGTCGGCGGGTTCACTCGTGGTGCACCGCGTGCAGGACGCCAGTACCGCATCCCTCGACACCGCTTCCCTAGAAGCCTGCGTCGAGTCGCTGCGCCACGAAGGTTCCATCGGGCTCATCGCCGCCGACGCCCGCATCCCCGCGCTCGCCGGAGCACTCGACGCCGCCGGGCTGACGTACCTCTCGCCCGGCGAGGAGACCACCCCCGACACCCGGCTCACGCTCGTGCCCGCCTCCCTCGCCAAGGGACTTGAGTACGACTACGTGGTCCTCCACGAGCCCGCCGCCGTGGTCGACGGCGAGCCCGACGAACGGACCGGCCTGCGGCGGCTGTACGTCGCCCTGACCCGTGCCGTCTCGGGACTCACCGTCGTGCACGCGGCGGACCTGCCGGAGCAGATCGCCCCCTAG